The window AGCCAAATAATTTCCTATAAAGTCCTCTGTACGAGGATGAGGTTCTCCTTCACCGAATAGTTTGCCGGCAAACACTTCTTTTTTAGTCAATAAAATATAATCTGCTCCGAACTTTGCGTTAAAGGCCGCTTCGAAGTCCTTTCCCCTGCCCGGCTTAATAAAGAAGGTCAGCGCTCTCGCCTCTATTGACGGCATCCGTTCAAGACATTCCATGATTTCGGGGCATTCGGGGAGATAGCTCCATTCGACATCGAACAGACCGTGATCGGCAGTGACAACAACCAGCGTGTCCGAGAGAGAGGCACAAAGTTTTTCGATCTTTTCATTGATTTGAATAATTTCGTCATGCACCGTTTCATGCGTCGTTCCCAAGTCGTGCATGTCGTAATCCGGCTGAGGCCAATAGGTATAGATATAATTGCGCTGCGGTTCAGCGCAAAGGATCTTGACGGTTTCGCATATTTCGTCGACGTTCTTGCTCTTATAACTCGAAAACGGAGAAACAGACGATGCTTTCACTGCTCCGTTGGCAGCTGTTTCTATCTTCTTATAAATGCTCTCATACGGTATACAGCGCCCGGCGACATTGTAATCAGCGGCGGGCTTGCCGTCGGAACCGGAAATCGTATTCAAGAAGACGCTGACATTTTTATCGAGTTCTTTGAAATACAAACTCCATCCGAGCCACCCATGCTCAATCGGGGATAATCCGCTTTCGAGTGTATTGATCGCGGCGACCGTGGTCGGCGGAAACACCGAGGAGACGGTCTCTTTGAGATTGC is drawn from Oscillospiraceae bacterium and contains these coding sequences:
- a CDS encoding alkaline phosphatase family protein, producing the protein MAELWDVYDKCRKKTGKLIQRGQPMSQDEYHLVVHVWMHNSRGEWLISKRTPNKPLGGMWESTGGSVLAGEDSIAAAMREVKEELGVVLDTAKGRLYHSVLRQFYNFPDISDVWVFDCDWPIDSVVLQEGETCDAKWASSELIKSMIECGEFIDKKYYPYIDDLFAEYSRKISVEYDNSLLALIASVQKHYGVPTQHNTLKTLDKALEKNHKNVVLMLFDGLGTAILKKHLPEDAFLRRNLKETVSSVFPPTTVAAINTLESGLSPIEHGWLGWSLYFKELDKNVSVFLNTISGSDGKPAADYNVAGRCIPYESIYKKIETAANGAVKASSVSPFSSYKSKNVDEICETVKILCAEPQRNYIYTYWPQPDYDMHDLGTTHETVHDEIIQINEKIEKLCASLSDTLVVVTADHGLFDVEWSYLPECPEIMECLERMPSIEARALTFFIKPGRGKDFEAAFNAKFGADYILLTKKEVFAGKLFGEGEPHPRTEDFIGNYLA